The genomic DNA CCAATGTGACCTGGCAGGTCAGGCAGTGAAATTTGCCCTTTTAGTGATGCTGGTGACTTTTTTCGTCTTTAGCCTGTGGCAATAGCGCAGTGTGGATTGTCATTGATTGGCCATTTCTTGTAAACCTGGTGGAGTTTTTATGAGAAACTTAATCATTTATGAACCTGCTACAGGTCCGTATTTATAGTTGCATCCTTACTAGACTACAACAATTCAAAGAATGCACAGTTTGACATCTTCAAGAATCTTTAAGAAAAATCAtgacaaaattattatttttgttgttgtttcatgttaaacttttgaaatgttagcaaaaataaatcagtggacgaatgaaaatgaaactgtgGAGATGAACGCACCCAAAAGAATTAGCGCTGGTTTGGTCAGTGGGCCGGGCCAgcttttcttgattttttttctgccaatttaaaattaaaagcaaaaataataatactttcAAACTTAGCACAGTTCTGTGGGTGTTTCTTTTACCTTCATATAGTGAACAATAAAGATATCCTTAGGCCTACCACTTTGAAAAGCGTGATGTGAAAATGTGTCCTGCTGCCTCTATTCCTGCATATTCATCTTTGAATGTCTCAATGCAAACTGGTTCACTGGATTGATGTGACATATTGTAATTCTGAGCGGGCTTCACGTTTCCTGTTGTAATATTAGATGCATTCTAGTGGCAGATTTCAAGGTGTGAAATACATCTGTTCATTGACAAAACTCTCCCCTGGTGACTTTTCTTCATGCTCTTTAAAGTCCCTTTGAATGTTGCCAATTGACACCTGCTGCCCTCATTCAGTTATAATCAATGTGCTATCAGCCCCACATCTAATTTCAAGGCTATTAAGTAGCAGGCTTCAGTAATGGTCTGCGGCAGAGATAATACACTGATTGAGACTGAACGATCCTCATCTCCTGTGTTAGGAACCTTTGCACGCGCACATTATTTAAAGTCTGTGCCTAATTACACATTATGAAAAGACATTAGGGGAAACTTACTAAAAGCCATGAAGCATTAAATGTCAAGTTCATTAAAAATCTGCTGCCAGTATTTGGAGCATTTTGTAATAACTGTGTTACGCTTATTGGACTCTCAAAGATAGATTTAATGATGATTGGAGTACTTCTAAATATAGAGGTACAGCtatgtttgtgtgattttttttttttacaaaatatttctGATTGTGAAGCAACCTAGGTGTGTGTGGTCCCGGGGGTTTTCCTTTTAAAGCAACAGCTAATTACAGCAACCTCATATTACAAAAATTCCCAATCAGTTTTGTTTGCCTTACTCATTGACTTTCTGTTAAACCAAGAGTATTCTGGCTTAGGCCTGCTGTGAGATATGAGTCAGCAATTCATTATTCAACGTGGTTAGCATTATTAGGGATGGCATAAAGCGACTCAAAATACCTCAGAGATTTAAGGGCGGAGAGGCTGAtgtttttaaaggttttcttATCGGAAGTTTAGTTTGGGAAAGTTGAATCCCCTGTGAGCTTTGTGTGTCAGTGAGAGACGAGTGAATGCGTGAGGGATGAATAATGCAGGTCAGGAGCCTATTGTTTGGTGAAGGACCTATGCAGCCCAGGGCGCTGCAAAGGAGACTTTGTGAAATATTGATTTACCACTTAAAAGTTGTTGTCTGGATGTTGCCCATCTTCTAGGACGTGAATGGAGATATaaatctgctttttcttttcagagtaGACTGAAGATCCAGCAGAATATAAAACTGGATCAGTTCCCAGTGCGCAATTTCCTGGGAATCCGTGAAATTGCTGATCGATCGGGGGATGAATTGTTTTTCCTTTAGCACCCAGAATCATGACTAAGTTTCGATTTGTTCAGGAATTTGGTTTATTATTACAAACCAGCTAAACCAATCATATTTACATAATGACATCAgccacatttttacatttttggataACCATTAGTTATAGTTGCACACTATACTAACATGCTGAACATGGTCAACATTGTATCAAAATTCTATAAtactgttggagttatggtataaattccattctgtttattatgaattatcatatcttctgtttgtatattttctataagttgttttatgtacatatgatactgttgtttttatgtttgaaatggaaacacgtggtgacattttttacaaaggaagttgtagttacctgtaggctgttttcagcctgcagagaatacacacataggatacgtgtctcatatacgccatgttacatgcacattctacaggatacttactaccatatatggtaaggaaaaagccaagaatgttgtttattacatgctgtaaactgcctttggtgtaacccacgtgatcttattgtgaaagtccgaataaaagcgctgcgcaggaagccgtcctttaggacagataacttccgctcagccgcgagctgagttcaaggaacggatctctcctccttgcgcaagttcaaaaagaGTTGTGCGTTTgttttctgagttattaaaatgatctgaacctatcaaatACAGTTACACGTCTTGCTAGTCAACTGTTTACCACCTCTCTCCCGCTCCCTCATAAACACAAAGAGCTATCACATCATGCACTGTGATCTACATATATCAAACATAAGTTAAAAACTCTGTTGTACATGCTTCACAAACTACAAACTCCATCCTTCCTTATGATTTCAAACTAGATGAAATGTTCATTGCCCAACACAACAGACCCAAGCCTGCACAGGCTGTAAGCAAACACACTCACCTCCTTCATAGTACAGGCCTCAGGTTATTGGGATAGGTAAgttcagggttaaccctgatTATTATCAAGGTGATTCACTTCTAATCACTGTGGCAACCTATGCTACCTTACAAACCTAACatgctccagagcaggttacAGTTTGgattagagatcaacaggtatgaaatcactgcCCGCTGACATATCAACTCTTCAGAAAATAGCATCACTTGGACCTCTGTGTGCAAATAGCAGGTGGGTCTAAATTTTCTTATCATTGTCTTTCTCTAATTAGCATTAATGTAAGAAATATAGATTCTTAGACCCTGTTGGGTGCAGATAATTTCATTGCTCTTTAAATATTAATGTCACATCCTAAAACAGGGCACCTTTTTGTGAATAACAAGATTATCTGACAAAGGGGAAGCCAGGGCGCCTGCACAGAGGGCTGATTGAACAGTGGTGGCAAAGACAATCACACatcacacaggaggaaaaagaacagGAAGTCAAACTAGAAGAAGTAACCTTTGAACTGACCTTCAAAGCAGAACAGGAAGGAGCAAAAGAGTAATGATTCTCACTGTaagatgaaaacattaaaacactgaACATCAAAACCAACctgacaaacaaaaatgcaaaaagattaatacattttaaaaaatgggacCATGACAGGAGTCTTCGCTTTTCCGTCAGATTTGATTTTAAGTTTCTGCTGCAGttgtgaaaaaaattttttttttttaccaaaaacTCCAGATCTCCACCACCCGTACTTTAATTGCTAATGTTGCTACATGGCTAATGGTTATTCAGTGTTTGGATTGGTGTGAAACTAAAGAGCAGCTGGCTTCTCCTGGCACACTCATGGCTAATCACAGTTTGGAAACAGTACAATTATAACCTCATCTGATTGGCCGGTCAGTCATTTCTTTTTCCATCAAGGGATGCCAGCTTGACTTGGCCCCCCTGCAGGCAAGCTATTAGTCCACAGTGGGAGTGCAATGTGGTGTTTCACCACATATTCACCACACACCACTGAGGGGTGCTGTGTCATTCACAGTGTCACTTTGCAATAAAGTCTGTAGGCGTCAGAGAAGTCGTGACAGCAGCAAGAGCAGAGAACAACTATGGAAATTGTTGAATGACTGGATTTTAATGAAATGACAAGGTCTGAACAAACAATTCTCATTTAAACTACAAAGCAAAATGTCTTGGCAAACTACCCATTTAACCTGAATATATTTCAATATTCACCTTACTAGAGCGGTTGTGTATGACAAAACGACAGTTCTCATGCAGTGTGGTGATGATAGGTCCACCCCGCTGAGCCTTTGCCACGGGCGAGCCCAAACATCCGTGTCTCTCCAGGTTGAGGCACAACAGAGTGGTATGAAAATGACTGACGACAGGGCGGGAGGAGAGAAAATGTGTGTTGGCAGTGTGGCAGTGATTGCTGAGAGGAAGGGAGCGGTTGTGGGTTAAAAAGAAAGGATGAGAGGACAGGTGAGAAGACGTGATGGTATGGCCTATAATTATAAGATGTAACAACCTGGTGTGGTCTTACTCTTCTCTGCTACACCTCCCCACTTCCCTTGTCTTCTCTTAAAAATGCCTTTCTGTATCACAGTCAGACTTTCTACAGCTGCAAATTTTGCAAACTGTCCACTTTGTTGTACTGCTCTCCTACTTGTACTCCACTTTGACATATTCTATTGTTCTCAGGCTGTGCCATGCTCAGAAATAGTTGTTATAATGCTAGCAAGCATAAAGAGACAGAGATAACAAAGCCCAGTTAGCCGCGCTTATCAAATAACCGCACGGTTTGTGCTTATCTTCGCTTTATGCCTCTATTTCTGCTACTCAACACCATCCTCCAGTGTTTTCCTCATTCACAACTGCCAAGTCCTCCCACTCTCTGTGCCAAACATATCAAGAAATATCAAGTGCCACAAAACATTCCAGCACACGAATGCTAAATTCACTGCTGGTTTCCACGGGTAGTGTCTGCTTTTGGTTTTCTTCAGGGGGGTGGAGGGGACTTATTGACATTTTTATTGTCCCGCAGCCAACCGGCCTAGTGTTTATGAAGTATGAGGAAAttgcacaaaaatgtaaatgcctgcagtaaaaaaaaaaaaaaaaaaaaatgtgttttagcgAGAATGCATGTAACTGATTAATACACAGAGGGAAGTATGGTTCAATTTTTTATGATGGAAAATGAGTATGACAGAGAAGTGCAGAGTTGCCCGTGCCATACACAGTGGGCATATTAATGTTTCATTGCTGAGCTGTTTGTCGTCTGTTCTCTgctttttccatcttctctcctccatctcTTCCGTCCTCCACGCAtccttttaattttctttttcttcaaatgccccccccccccccccccccccccttgcttACTGAAGAGAAGAAAGGGATTCCTCATGAATTACTTAACTGTAAAGGCATAGAAGCCAGAAAGGCTTGTAATCTACTTGCAGAGCTTTTCGGTCATGGCCTGTCTAACTTGCCATGGGGTTTCCAACTTTGGGATATCATTTGTTGTGTTACTTTGAGCTAAAATTGTGGCACAGCTAAAGATATTCCAACAGCTACCGGTGTTCTGGTCATGATATTTGGTAAAGATATTCCAGATCCATATAGGATGAACCAGAAGCAGTTTTGTTAGAAAATTGGGTCAAAAATTAAAGTGCCAATATTCGGTGCCAAATGCAGAAAGAAgcattttcatttatataggAAAGCACAAAATCAAGACTGTGTAGGTGAGGGTGGTACGTGTTTTACAGCATGTCACAATTCAGCAGTTAATGGTGGCTTGCATGGTAGAAACAGAAGACGTCTGTCTGGTGGAACTTTAACAACTGCAGCAGTACATATTACATACCTTCAATAGTTTAAAGAAAGCTTTATTGTCAAGCCAGTCAGATTCTGCGACTGGGTGAGAAAAGGTATATAGGCAGCATACAAAGAAAGTATTATCCAAAATGTTCGATTAAACATGGCACAGTTAAAAGTACAATTCTTTACTGTACAGTCACGTTACTTTTGCTCCCGTCACATCGGTACAGTCGTTATATATGtatgtttgatgctgctgttcTAGCGATGATCTATGGAAGCTCgtttccgccactaaaaaaaaaaaatcgccatccgtaacgcaaaattttgagttattaactcgaaatttcgagaaaataactcgaaatttcgagaaaataactcgaaatttcgagttaataactcaaaatttcgagttattaactcaaaatttcgagaaaataactcgaaatttcaagttattaactcgaaatttcgagttacagATGGCGatattaacttgaaatttcgagttagcacagccaatcaggatgcaGGAACGGATGCAGGaacgtcatttccttgttaccggAAGCACAGGGCACAGCCGCACTCGGGTAGAGACTGTGCTGCATTGTCGCCAGGGTTTTCAGGTAGAGATGTAGTCTAACGAGTGGTAACTATCTAAAAGGTATGTAATCAGTGCAGATTTTTTCCGTTATGCCTCacttatatgaaatattttaacaccACACGCTAAGATCGGTCTGGGGGTCGATGTTGAAGTGGCGGCATGACGGCACTATGTGCACAGCTTGGCTTGGCTAGTCGCCGTGCTAACGTAGCTGCTAACGTTTCCTCGTTCCgctgtgaaaataaatcagaTGTTCAACGTATGTtccgcatgacttttctcccaggtcattcgcatcccacctgtcatgacaTTTCGCCCCacaatttgagaaccactgattaGTGTTTAATTGCAGGGAAGGTATATTACCCAGGAAGTTATATTACAAGCTTCTCAACTACATTAAGTACACTAGACACCGAGACTTGATGATCATATGGTGGATTCATAAGTGATCATTTGTACATACTTGTTTACAGCATGGAAGACCTGACTGACTTCTTGAGACGAAGAGAAGTCTCTGAGGAAATAATACAAACCCTGGAGAATGAGAAGGTACataattctaatttttttttcttttaaatactacttttttcattcaatatataattgtattttcaaatatatatatgtgtgtgtgtgtgtgtgtgtgtgaaagtgaattaTTTTTCCCTCTGTAGATCGATGCCAGTGTTATAAATCTGATGTCAGATGAGGAGCTGAAGACTTATCTACCATCATATGGTGATCGCCTTGCAGTATTTGGATTTTGCAGACGGCAGGGCAACAGCCGAAAGTCGACGCTTTTTGAACGTCTGAAAACCAAAttgtccaaaagaaaaacatctgaagatggcagcagcacagcgCAAGAACATTCAGAACCAACCCATAAAAGAAATGCTctgaagacaaagagaaaaatagaaataggATGGATGCATTATGATGAAGATGCTGATGTTTTCAAGCAGGTTAGAGCTAGACGAGGAGGAGGGACAAGAAAAATGGTAATTTGCAAGGACGCTAAGAAAAGTGACATATTACAGGTTGCAAAAGATCTGTTCTTTCCAAATGGAGGAAATGTTCGGGGGCCCTTAACAGATTTTGAATGTGATCTAAAGGATTATCAAGAGATGACAGTTGATGGTGGATTAACAGTTGGAGAAATGTACAATGTTACAAAACTAAATATCCTTAGGTTTTACctgaccacaaaaaaaacccaaagcagCCCAGGTTTGCAATCATCTTCTCAAGACCAAAACTCCTCTTCTTTTACTGTTGCTACAGTTTCTTCATTTGCTCCTTTTGAACAAGTCAGCCCTGATGTGACACAAACTGTAGACACTACAGACAATAACCTTTCACTCTCTTCCATGCAGGCTGTAAGTGATAACTCTTCTTACAGCAgtgacattgtttttgttggacCCGTCTCTGACAGTGAGTCAATAAATTTGGACGACACCCTGGTTTTAACTCCACAACCTGGCCCAACCAGTGAGAGAATGAAAAGAGTACTAGTCGTTCACAGAGGGCAGGTAATGCCAGAgctcatttcacattttagtGCTAATGATCTCGAAGATGTTGACATTAAAATCCAGCTTGTACTGCCTGATGGAACACCTGAAAAAGCTTATGATCATGGAGGAGTTGTAAGAGACTGTCTTTCAGAATTCTGGAAGGAATTCTATGACCAGTGCACCACTGGAACTGCTTACAAAGTGCCCTTCTTAAGGCATGATTTTGGGCAGCAGGAGTGGGAGAGTGTGGGCAGAATCATTGCATTTGGATGGGCCACAGAGAAATATCTCCCTGTGAAAATTGCCCCTGCCATTCTGGAACAAGCTGCCTTTGGATATGTGAAGAGTGATATTGTGGAGAATTTTCTCAAGTTCATGCCTGAATCTGAGCGTACAGTGTTAGAGGCGTGGCAGTCAGATTTTAGCAGTGTGGACCAAGAAGAACTTGTAGACATACTTGATAACCAGAGCTGCAGAAGGATGCCAACAGCCTGCAATGCTACCGAAGTCCTAATGGAGCTTGCACACAAAACACTTGTCCAAGAGCCTGCCTATGTCATCGAACAGTGGGCGAAAACACTCAGCACTGCAGGTGAAAGCCTTTGTGATCTGTCTTCAGTATATGAAGCCCTCCAACCAAATGTGAGAAAGGTTCTCGGGTGTTTCACTTTTCCTGAAACAATGACGACCCATCAGAAGGTTATTCAGAAATACCTAACTACATATGTGAAGAATGTTGAGAAGCAACATTTGTGCTTGTTCCTTAGGTTTTGCACAGGTTCAGACTTATATCTTGGAAAGAACATCATTGTTGCATTTAACGAACTTGAAGGTTTCCAGAGGCGACCTGTGGCACACACATGTGGATGTGTACTGGAGCTGTCAATAAATTATGACAGCTATCCTGATTTTAGTTCTGAGATGAACAGAGTGTTGGAATCCAATGTGTGGGTCATGGACATTATCTAATACTTTAATTCACAAACACTGGATCTGGACCCACAGATTTGTACAAGAGATTGTATTTGAGTTGTGCACTAAAACAGAACTGTTACAATGTGAATCACATGTTTCAAAACTGATTCCTGAGAAAGTTATTGGTGAAACACTAATTGAATTCAACTTGAGGTACAAAATTAGAGACTtgaatttatttgtgtgtgttcttattACACGGCAATATGTTTTGAAAACACTTGATTAATGCACTTCTGCAGAGGTGTCAAAGTGGCAGCCTGGAGGCCTTTTTATAAAAATTCCTATTGCCTCATTCAGCATCTGCGCATACCAAGTTAAAAATCAAAGTatctttacacatttataaattTTTTCTATAATTTCATTAGCCATACTCAAtccaaaaaagaaggaaaaacttaatttaaatctgacagtttagttatCTAATGTTATAAAGTGAGATTATAGTGGCTCCTCAGAAGTTacagtttgagacccctgcagTAATATAGTTAATATATCTAACATGTTCTATTATAATGCACAAGTTTTAATGTTTACAAGTTCAGTTTTATATTATATGCCAGTAATTCAATAGTTATTTTTTGTGCACCTCTATTCAGCCATCTGGGTTATGGTGACTATGTTGCTAAAATGAGTGGCCATAAAGCATaattgatatatttttattttggacttAAGTGAaatcaacaagtgctcagctgGGGGTTGTTTCTTGATGTATCAGGAGGGATAAAAGTCTTGTTTCTCCCTTCTTTCATTGCACTGCATGA from Archocentrus centrarchus isolate MPI-CPG fArcCen1 chromosome 2, fArcCen1, whole genome shotgun sequence includes the following:
- the LOC115791054 gene encoding uncharacterized protein LOC115791054 isoform X1; its protein translation is MEDLTDFLRRREVSEEIIQTLENEKIDASVINLMSDEELKTYLPSYGDRLAVFGFCRRQGNSRKSTLFERLKTKLSKRKTSEDGSSTAQEHSEPTHKRNALKTKRKIEIGWMHYDEDADVFKQVRARRGGGTRKMVICKDAKKSDILQVAKDLFFPNGGNVRGPLTDFECDLKDYQEMTVDGGLTVGEMYNVTKLNILRFYLTTKKTQSSPGLQSSSQDQNSSSFTVATVSSFAPFEQVSPDVTQTVDTTDNNLSLSSMQAVSDNSSYSSDIVFVGPVSDSESINLDDTLVLTPQPGPTSERMKRVLVVHRGQVMPELISHFSANDLEDVDIKIQLVLPDGTPEKAYDHGGVVRDCLSEFWKEFYDQCTTGTAYKVPFLRHDFGQQEWESVGRIIAFGWATEKYLPVKIAPAILEQAAFGYVKSDIVENFLKFMPESERTVLEAWQSDFSSVDQEELVDILDNQSCRRMPTACNATEVLMELAHKTLVQEPAYVIEQWAKTLSTAGESLCDLSSVYEALQPNVRKVLGCFTFPETMTTHQKVIQKYLTTYVKNVEKQHLCLFLRFCTGSDLYLGKNIIVAFNELEGFQRRPVAHTCGCVLELSINYDSYPDFSSEMNRVLESNVWVMDII
- the LOC115791054 gene encoding uncharacterized protein LOC115791054 isoform X2, with protein sequence MSDEELKTYLPSYGDRLAVFGFCRRQGNSRKSTLFERLKTKLSKRKTSEDGSSTAQEHSEPTHKRNALKTKRKIEIGWMHYDEDADVFKQVRARRGGGTRKMVICKDAKKSDILQVAKDLFFPNGGNVRGPLTDFECDLKDYQEMTVDGGLTVGEMYNVTKLNILRFYLTTKKTQSSPGLQSSSQDQNSSSFTVATVSSFAPFEQVSPDVTQTVDTTDNNLSLSSMQAVSDNSSYSSDIVFVGPVSDSESINLDDTLVLTPQPGPTSERMKRVLVVHRGQVMPELISHFSANDLEDVDIKIQLVLPDGTPEKAYDHGGVVRDCLSEFWKEFYDQCTTGTAYKVPFLRHDFGQQEWESVGRIIAFGWATEKYLPVKIAPAILEQAAFGYVKSDIVENFLKFMPESERTVLEAWQSDFSSVDQEELVDILDNQSCRRMPTACNATEVLMELAHKTLVQEPAYVIEQWAKTLSTAGESLCDLSSVYEALQPNVRKVLGCFTFPETMTTHQKVIQKYLTTYVKNVEKQHLCLFLRFCTGSDLYLGKNIIVAFNELEGFQRRPVAHTCGCVLELSINYDSYPDFSSEMNRVLESNVWVMDII